From one Burkholderia pyrrocinia genomic stretch:
- a CDS encoding MerR family transcriptional regulator: protein MKIGELARASGLAASRIRFYEASGLLEPARRQANGYREYGPEALTRLAIIDHAQRAGFALDEIRAVLPPDLGAWPRDELLVALRHKVDEIALLEQRLAQNRRHLETLIDEIENKPEGEDCAGAAQRMLDRMCEQASEPLAPAPVARPTRKRA from the coding sequence ATGAAAATCGGCGAACTGGCACGGGCCAGCGGCCTCGCGGCGTCGCGCATCCGCTTCTACGAAGCGAGCGGCCTGCTCGAACCGGCCCGCCGGCAGGCGAACGGCTATCGGGAATACGGGCCGGAAGCGCTGACGCGACTCGCGATCATCGACCACGCGCAGCGCGCGGGTTTCGCGCTCGACGAAATCCGCGCGGTGCTGCCGCCCGATCTCGGCGCGTGGCCGCGCGACGAACTGCTGGTCGCGCTGCGGCACAAGGTCGACGAAATCGCGCTGCTCGAACAGCGTCTCGCGCAGAACCGGCGTCATCTCGAGACGCTGATCGACGAGATCGAGAACAAGCCGGAGGGCGAGGATTGCGCGGGCGCCGCGCAACGCATGCTCGACCGGATGTGCGAGCAGGCCAGCGAGCCGCTGGCGCCGGCCCCCGTCGCACGGCCGACGCGCAAGCGTGCGTGA
- a CDS encoding RidA family protein, translated as MTIENFAESNPGTRTLPRSLATKAGDFVFVSGQVARDEDGSIVAGGIEAHTRQTLKNVAHVLALAGCTLEDVVKTTVWLEDARDFDEFNRVYGEFFRENKPSRSTVQATNMVGTKVEIEAIAYKP; from the coding sequence ATGACGATTGAGAACTTTGCAGAGAGCAATCCGGGCACACGAACCCTGCCACGCTCGCTAGCGACGAAAGCTGGCGATTTTGTGTTTGTATCCGGTCAGGTAGCCAGAGACGAAGACGGCAGCATCGTCGCTGGCGGGATAGAAGCTCACACACGTCAGACGTTGAAGAACGTCGCTCATGTACTCGCGCTCGCGGGTTGCACGCTCGAGGACGTCGTGAAGACAACCGTCTGGCTTGAAGACGCTCGCGACTTCGATGAATTCAATCGCGTTTACGGAGAGTTCTTCCGCGAGAACAAACCGTCACGTTCGACAGTACAGGCGACAAACATGGTCGGCACCAAGGTAGAAATCGAGGCCATTGCTTATAAGCCTTGA
- a CDS encoding FmdB family zinc ribbon protein — protein sequence MPTYQYRCDKCGETFEHVEHLAEHEIAHPHCPKCGSEQVQHAPTPFVAKTSSKS from the coding sequence ATGCCGACCTACCAATACCGTTGTGATAAATGTGGTGAGACATTCGAACATGTCGAACATCTCGCGGAGCATGAAATCGCTCACCCGCACTGCCCAAAGTGTGGAAGCGAACAGGTTCAACATGCGCCCACGCCGTTTGTAGCAAAGACGTCGAGCAAGAGCTGA
- a CDS encoding DUF1330 domain-containing protein, translating into MTAYAIAHLHDVDMCNDIVEYLERIDGTLAPFDGHFVIHGARPKVREGVWRGDLIAIAFPDLDTARAWYESDAYRQIQPLRARHASGPLILIDGVDARHKATDVLR; encoded by the coding sequence ATGACCGCCTACGCCATCGCCCACCTGCACGACGTCGACATGTGCAACGACATCGTCGAATACCTCGAACGCATCGACGGCACGCTCGCGCCGTTCGACGGCCATTTCGTGATTCACGGCGCGCGGCCGAAGGTACGCGAAGGCGTGTGGCGCGGCGACCTGATCGCGATCGCGTTTCCCGATCTCGACACGGCGCGCGCGTGGTACGAATCGGACGCGTACCGGCAAATCCAGCCGCTGCGCGCACGGCACGCGAGCGGCCCGTTGATCCTGATCGACGGCGTCGATGCACGGCACAAGGCGACCGACGTCCTGCGGTAA
- a CDS encoding tetratricopeptide repeat protein, translating to MKKTLLALSLVLAMAPAFADLQAGLDAYKKKDYQTAIPELTSAANAGNAEAAALLGEYYRYKDAEQAVKWSFVAAQHGDVKLQYDMGVRIDDIAWKLFRHGDDPAKRYFRVAADCFQLAADRGYAPAQSTLGMLYDQGMKLPLDVDKSVVLYRAAARQGYPQGLESMGTLYERGRGGVQKNLLTAYTFYLAAVKAGNGSRDVEFSEVTARELEAVLSARDRARAKATVDAWEPGQPLNGM from the coding sequence ATGAAGAAAACCCTGTTGGCGCTGAGCCTCGTGCTGGCCATGGCGCCGGCGTTTGCCGACCTGCAGGCCGGCCTTGACGCCTATAAGAAGAAGGACTATCAGACCGCCATCCCCGAACTGACGAGCGCGGCGAACGCGGGTAACGCCGAAGCGGCTGCGCTGCTCGGCGAGTACTACCGCTACAAAGATGCCGAGCAGGCGGTGAAGTGGAGCTTCGTCGCCGCGCAGCATGGCGACGTGAAATTGCAGTACGACATGGGCGTGCGGATCGACGATATCGCGTGGAAACTGTTCCGGCACGGCGACGATCCGGCCAAGCGCTATTTCCGCGTGGCCGCGGATTGTTTCCAGCTGGCGGCCGACCGTGGTTACGCGCCCGCGCAGAGCACGCTCGGCATGTTGTACGACCAGGGGATGAAGCTGCCCCTCGACGTCGACAAAAGCGTCGTGCTGTATCGCGCGGCTGCACGCCAGGGCTATCCGCAGGGCCTCGAAAGCATGGGGACGCTGTACGAGCGGGGACGTGGCGGCGTGCAGAAGAACCTGCTGACCGCCTACACGTTCTATCTCGCCGCGGTGAAGGCCGGGAACGGCAGTCGCGACGTCGAATTCTCGGAGGTGACGGCTCGCGAGCTCGAAGCCGTATTGTCGGCACGCGATCGCGCGCGGGCGAAGGCGACCGTCGACGCATGGGAGCCGGGGCAACCGCTCAACGGGATGTAA
- a CDS encoding NAD-dependent epimerase/dehydratase family protein, with protein sequence MNASSTGARKPFGRLLLTGAAGNLGRQLRGALADWADVVRVSDIAALGDAAAHEEARVVDLADRPAVMQLVDGVDAIVHLGGISVDAPFDDLVGANITGTYNLYEAARKHGVKRVVFASSNHAIGFHPVTEVLDADSPLRPDSLYGVTKCFGESLSRYYFDRFGIETVCLRIGSSFEVPKNPRMLVTFLSYRDFIELVRCSLLTNRVGHAIVYGASDNPVKWWDNTKAGFLGFRPRDSSEQFAELFPVAAPTADYDDPAQRFQGGGFVVGEPMERKAS encoded by the coding sequence ATGAACGCCTCATCCACCGGCGCGCGCAAACCGTTCGGGCGCCTGTTGCTGACGGGCGCGGCCGGCAACCTCGGCCGCCAGTTGCGCGGCGCACTCGCGGACTGGGCCGACGTCGTGCGCGTCAGCGACATCGCGGCGCTCGGCGACGCGGCCGCGCATGAAGAAGCCCGTGTCGTCGATCTGGCCGACCGGCCGGCGGTGATGCAGCTCGTCGACGGCGTGGACGCGATCGTCCATCTCGGCGGCATTTCGGTCGATGCGCCGTTCGACGATCTCGTCGGCGCGAACATCACCGGCACGTACAACCTGTACGAAGCCGCGCGCAAGCACGGCGTGAAGCGCGTCGTGTTCGCGAGCTCGAACCATGCGATCGGTTTCCATCCGGTCACCGAAGTGCTCGACGCCGATTCGCCGCTGCGCCCCGACAGCCTGTACGGCGTGACGAAATGCTTCGGCGAATCGCTGTCGCGTTACTACTTCGACCGCTTCGGGATCGAGACCGTGTGCCTGCGGATCGGCTCGTCGTTCGAAGTGCCGAAGAACCCGCGCATGCTCGTGACGTTCCTCAGCTATCGCGACTTCATCGAGCTCGTGCGCTGCTCGCTGCTGACGAACCGCGTCGGGCATGCGATCGTCTACGGCGCGTCGGACAACCCGGTGAAATGGTGGGACAACACGAAGGCCGGTTTCCTCGGCTTCCGTCCTCGCGATAGCTCCGAGCAGTTCGCGGAGCTGTTCCCGGTCGCGGCGCCGACCGCCGACTACGACGATCCCGCGCAGCGGTTCCAGGGCGGCGGCTTCGTCGTCGGCGAGCCGATGGAGCGGAAGGCTTCGTAA
- a CDS encoding LacI family DNA-binding transcriptional regulator, whose translation MAEPVRSHPHFPDIDARPRAGFFCHNPALSNENVTLRMKKVSPTIRDVAAEAGVSVATVSKYVNGTQRFSPTVEARLKEAIERLGYRSNPLARSMITGRTRTIGLVILDISNPHFTNVVKGANRIALQHDYTLLLVDTEENQARERSLIEALAQRVDGLIVSTRMPDDEAGWMLDLNKPLVLLRRSPGLPIPSVGIDNRLSTYMLARHLLNLGHTRIAYLGFGTARVNDERIQGARDCLAEAGLTLDVHDAHAPTAEAGERACSRVMLGPQRPQAVICYNDLIALGFMKEAASLGFRLPQDVSVAGIDNVPYGEYAAPALTTVDIQSENMGELAMQKLIDALAGRTDASYSTFEPRLIMRASTAAAVG comes from the coding sequence ATGGCCGAACCCGTTCGCAGCCATCCGCACTTTCCCGATATCGACGCACGGCCGCGTGCCGGCTTTTTCTGCCACAATCCGGCGTTATCGAACGAAAACGTTACCCTCCGGATGAAAAAAGTTTCCCCGACGATCCGCGACGTGGCCGCGGAAGCCGGCGTGTCGGTCGCGACGGTATCGAAGTACGTGAACGGCACGCAGCGCTTCTCGCCGACCGTCGAGGCACGGCTCAAGGAAGCGATCGAGCGGCTCGGCTACCGTTCGAACCCGCTCGCGCGTTCGATGATCACCGGGCGCACGCGCACGATCGGCCTCGTGATCCTCGACATCAGCAACCCGCACTTCACGAACGTGGTCAAGGGCGCGAACCGCATCGCGCTGCAGCACGACTACACGCTGCTGCTCGTCGATACCGAAGAGAACCAGGCGCGCGAACGCTCGCTGATCGAGGCGCTCGCGCAGCGTGTCGACGGGCTGATCGTCAGCACGCGGATGCCCGACGACGAAGCCGGCTGGATGCTCGACCTCAACAAACCGCTCGTGCTGCTGCGGCGCAGCCCCGGCCTGCCGATTCCGAGCGTCGGCATCGACAACCGGCTGTCGACCTACATGCTCGCGCGCCACCTGCTCAATCTCGGGCACACGCGCATCGCGTATCTCGGCTTCGGCACGGCACGCGTGAACGACGAGCGGATCCAGGGCGCGCGCGACTGTCTCGCCGAAGCCGGGCTCACGCTCGACGTGCACGATGCGCATGCGCCGACCGCCGAAGCCGGCGAACGCGCGTGCTCGCGCGTGATGCTCGGGCCGCAGCGCCCGCAGGCCGTGATCTGCTACAACGACCTGATCGCGCTCGGCTTCATGAAGGAAGCCGCGTCGCTCGGCTTCCGGCTGCCGCAGGACGTATCGGTCGCGGGCATCGACAACGTGCCGTACGGCGAATACGCGGCGCCCGCGCTGACGACCGTCGACATCCAGAGCGAGAACATGGGCGAGCTTGCGATGCAGAAGCTGATCGACGCGCTCGCGGGGCGCACCGATGCGAGCTATTCGACGTTCGAGCCGCGGTTGATCATGCGTGCGTCGACGGCGGCGGCGGTCGGTTGA
- a CDS encoding MFS transporter, whose protein sequence is MQSAVVGTVRAVASRYRWTVCALLFFATVINYMDRQILGLLAPMLQHDIGWSQVQYGRIVMAFSAFYALGLLGFGRIVDWLGTRVSYAVAMLVWSIAAMLHAAVGSVMGFAFVRALLGIGEGGNFPAAIKTTAEWFPRRERALATGIFNSGANIGAVFAPAIIPAIAVAYGWRAAFVIIGAIGIVWLAVWLVLYRQADTRALAAEYDEPRDEAEALDAANANAGAPRWGELIRKRETWAFLIGKFLTDPVWWFYLFWLPKWLNESRGMDMQHIGLPLVCIYALTTVGSIGGGWLSSMLLRAGRSVNGARKTAMLICACCVLPIAFVSQVQSLWIAVLIVGLAAAAHQGWSANLFTTVSDLFPRRAVASVVGIGGMAGSIGGVLFSEVIGQVLQRTGHYWVLFAIGALAYLLALSIMHVLTPKMKPAKLDA, encoded by the coding sequence ATGCAATCTGCCGTCGTCGGCACGGTGCGCGCCGTCGCCAGCCGCTACCGCTGGACCGTCTGTGCGCTGCTGTTTTTCGCGACCGTCATCAACTACATGGATCGGCAGATCCTCGGCCTGCTCGCGCCGATGCTCCAGCACGACATCGGCTGGAGCCAGGTGCAGTACGGCCGCATCGTGATGGCGTTTTCCGCGTTCTACGCACTCGGGCTGCTCGGCTTCGGGCGCATCGTCGACTGGCTCGGCACGCGCGTTTCGTACGCGGTGGCGATGCTGGTGTGGAGCATCGCCGCGATGCTGCACGCGGCGGTCGGCTCGGTGATGGGCTTCGCGTTCGTGCGTGCGCTGCTCGGGATCGGCGAGGGAGGCAACTTCCCGGCCGCGATCAAGACGACGGCCGAGTGGTTCCCGCGCCGCGAACGCGCGCTCGCCACCGGCATCTTCAACTCGGGCGCGAACATCGGCGCGGTGTTCGCGCCGGCGATCATCCCGGCGATCGCGGTGGCCTACGGCTGGCGCGCGGCGTTCGTGATCATCGGCGCGATCGGCATCGTGTGGCTCGCGGTGTGGCTCGTGCTCTATCGCCAGGCCGATACGCGCGCGCTCGCCGCGGAATACGACGAGCCGCGCGACGAAGCCGAAGCGCTGGATGCGGCGAACGCGAACGCCGGTGCGCCGCGCTGGGGCGAACTGATCCGCAAGCGCGAGACGTGGGCGTTCCTGATCGGCAAGTTCCTGACCGACCCGGTGTGGTGGTTCTACCTGTTCTGGCTGCCGAAGTGGCTCAACGAGTCGCGCGGGATGGACATGCAGCACATCGGCCTGCCGCTCGTCTGCATCTACGCGCTGACGACGGTCGGCAGCATCGGCGGCGGCTGGCTGTCGTCGATGCTGTTGCGCGCAGGCCGGAGCGTGAACGGCGCGCGCAAGACGGCGATGCTGATCTGCGCGTGCTGCGTGCTGCCGATCGCATTCGTGTCGCAGGTGCAGAGCCTGTGGATCGCGGTGCTGATCGTCGGCCTCGCCGCCGCCGCGCACCAGGGCTGGTCGGCAAACCTGTTCACGACGGTATCCGACCTGTTCCCGCGCCGCGCGGTCGCGTCGGTGGTCGGCATCGGCGGGATGGCCGGTTCGATCGGCGGCGTGCTGTTCTCGGAAGTGATCGGCCAGGTGCTGCAACGCACGGGCCACTACTGGGTGCTGTTCGCGATCGGCGCGCTCGCGTACCTGCTCGCGCTGTCGATCATGCACGTGCTCACGCCGAAGATGAAGCCGGCGAAACTCGACGCTTGA
- a CDS encoding DNA-3-methyladenine glycosylase 2 family protein, producing MVYSRFMRLDPDTCYDALLSRNRRFDGWFFVGVATTGVYCRPVCPVKPPKAQNCSYYPTAAAAEKAGFRPCMRCRPELAPGHGLLDLSGNLADAAATLIEDGFLNAHSVDALARRVGVTERHLRRIFAAQFGVSPVEFAQTHRLLMAKRLLTDTALPVAVVASTAGFGSVRRFNDLFRQRYGLNPLRLRKGAGASADGDMTFPLPYRPPFAWADLMRFLAQRQIDGVERIDAQGYARVVELPNRNDGGRVTGWLSVAHVPQRFALAVTVSPALTPVVPAVLARVRRLFDLDSRPDVIDAHLGALASGSPGLRVPGAFDGLEIALRAIAGERLAAAHASAVLSCIAERFGTKLEGAPPGLMHALPSAATLAALPPAALEALGIARETAQAIVSLARAVADGMLALEPMAPLDATLAALRTMPGFDERAVQYVAMRAMAWPNAFPADEALLPARIEHVEPAERTRMPSSAPHAARWAPWRAYAALHVWRLHGDVSR from the coding sequence ATGGTTTACAGTCGTTTCATGCGCCTCGATCCCGACACCTGCTACGACGCCCTGCTTTCGCGGAACCGCCGCTTCGACGGCTGGTTCTTCGTCGGCGTCGCGACGACGGGCGTGTATTGCCGCCCCGTCTGCCCGGTGAAGCCGCCGAAGGCGCAGAACTGCAGTTACTACCCGACCGCCGCAGCCGCCGAGAAAGCCGGCTTCCGACCGTGCATGCGCTGCCGCCCCGAACTCGCGCCCGGCCACGGGCTGCTCGATCTGTCCGGCAATCTCGCCGACGCGGCCGCCACGCTGATCGAGGACGGTTTCCTGAACGCGCATTCCGTCGACGCGCTCGCGCGGCGTGTCGGCGTGACCGAACGCCATCTGCGCCGGATCTTCGCCGCGCAGTTCGGCGTGTCGCCGGTCGAGTTCGCGCAGACTCACCGGCTGCTGATGGCCAAGCGGCTGCTGACCGACACCGCGCTGCCGGTGGCCGTCGTCGCATCGACGGCCGGGTTCGGCAGCGTGCGGCGCTTCAACGACCTGTTCCGGCAGCGCTACGGCCTCAATCCGCTGCGGCTTCGTAAGGGGGCCGGCGCGTCCGCCGATGGCGACATGACGTTCCCGCTGCCGTACCGGCCGCCGTTCGCGTGGGCCGACCTGATGCGCTTTCTCGCGCAGCGGCAGATCGACGGTGTCGAGCGGATCGATGCGCAGGGTTATGCGCGTGTCGTCGAATTGCCGAATCGAAACGATGGTGGCCGCGTAACCGGCTGGCTGTCCGTCGCGCACGTGCCGCAGCGCTTCGCGCTGGCCGTCACCGTGTCGCCCGCGCTGACGCCGGTCGTGCCGGCCGTGCTCGCACGCGTGCGGCGGCTGTTCGATCTCGACAGCCGCCCCGACGTAATCGACGCGCATCTCGGCGCACTCGCGAGCGGCTCTCCCGGCCTGCGCGTGCCCGGCGCGTTCGACGGCCTCGAAATCGCCCTTCGCGCGATCGCGGGCGAACGGCTCGCGGCGGCGCATGCGAGTGCGGTGCTCTCGTGCATCGCCGAACGTTTCGGCACAAAGCTAGAAGGCGCGCCGCCGGGGTTGATGCACGCGCTGCCTTCCGCCGCGACGCTGGCCGCCCTGCCGCCGGCGGCGCTTGAAGCGCTCGGCATTGCGCGCGAAACGGCGCAGGCCATCGTGTCGCTCGCACGCGCGGTCGCCGACGGCATGCTCGCACTCGAACCGATGGCGCCCCTCGACGCGACGCTCGCCGCGCTGCGCACGATGCCCGGCTTCGACGAGCGCGCGGTGCAGTACGTCGCGATGCGTGCGATGGCCTGGCCGAATGCGTTCCCGGCCGACGAGGCGTTGCTTCCCGCGCGCATCGAACACGTCGAACCCGCCGAACGCACGCGCATGCCATCATCCGCGCCACATGCCGCGCGCTGGGCGCCATGGCGCGCGTATGCCGCACTGCACGTGTGGCGCCTACATGGAGATGTATCGCGATGA
- a CDS encoding methylated-DNA--[protein]-cysteine S-methyltransferase: MTPAHLIPSPLGDIAVRIEDDALTGLFFVGQKYFASLAIAPEANALVISPIARKVAEEIAEYFTGMRETFSVPIHLRGTTFQRRVWKELLAIPFGELVSYGDITERVGLPMSAARAVGGAVGRNPVSIMVPCHRVVGASGSLTGYAGGIDRKRALLSLEGAGFQRGAHHPVQTALAF; this comes from the coding sequence ATGACTCCCGCTCACCTGATTCCGAGCCCGCTGGGCGACATCGCCGTGCGTATCGAGGACGATGCGCTGACGGGCCTGTTCTTCGTCGGCCAGAAATACTTCGCGTCGCTTGCGATCGCGCCGGAAGCAAACGCGCTCGTCATTTCGCCGATCGCGCGCAAGGTTGCGGAAGAAATCGCGGAATACTTCACCGGCATGCGCGAGACGTTCTCGGTGCCGATCCACCTGCGCGGCACGACGTTTCAGCGACGTGTGTGGAAGGAGCTGCTCGCGATTCCGTTCGGCGAGCTCGTGTCGTACGGCGACATCACCGAACGCGTCGGGTTGCCGATGAGCGCCGCGCGCGCCGTGGGCGGTGCGGTCGGCCGGAACCCGGTGTCGATCATGGTGCCGTGCCACCGCGTGGTCGGCGCGTCGGGCAGCCTGACCGGTTATGCGGGCGGCATCGACCGCAAGCGCGCGCTGCTGTCGCTCGAAGGCGCCGGGTTCCAGCGCGGTGCCCATCATCCGGTGCAGACAGCGCTCGCGTTCTGA
- a CDS encoding AraC family transcriptional regulator — translation MLLAGQSADPYAVPPMARLPRPLYVRAFGIPGNVSVDAHSHPWAQLMYATSGVLEVSTPSGRQLLPPHYAMWIPPHVPHAVSTRDCVAFHSLYLDEAIARSEANDDCTILCMTPLLRELVIATAELPVNYDETGPDGALVCLIADRIARMQPAPLTVPLPRDPRLLKIARALHAYPGDTRSLDEWGHQVGATRRTLSRLFRQDTGLSFTEWRQAVRLLASLPLLDAGEPIGAVAAQLGYDSTSSFIALFQAKFRVTPGAYAKREARRPVLTA, via the coding sequence ATGTTGCTGGCGGGACAATCCGCTGACCCTTACGCGGTGCCGCCGATGGCGCGCCTGCCGAGGCCTCTGTACGTGCGTGCGTTCGGGATTCCCGGCAACGTGAGCGTCGATGCGCACAGTCATCCGTGGGCCCAGCTGATGTATGCGACGAGCGGCGTGCTCGAGGTGTCGACGCCGTCGGGCCGGCAGCTGCTGCCGCCGCATTACGCGATGTGGATTCCGCCGCACGTGCCGCATGCGGTGTCGACGCGCGATTGCGTCGCGTTCCACAGCCTGTATCTCGACGAAGCGATCGCACGCAGCGAGGCGAACGACGATTGCACGATCCTCTGCATGACGCCGCTGCTGCGCGAGCTGGTGATTGCCACGGCCGAATTGCCGGTGAACTACGACGAGACGGGGCCGGACGGCGCGCTCGTGTGCCTGATCGCCGACCGCATCGCACGGATGCAGCCGGCGCCGCTGACGGTGCCGCTGCCGCGCGATCCGCGTCTGCTGAAAATCGCGCGCGCGTTGCATGCGTATCCGGGCGATACGCGCAGTCTCGACGAATGGGGCCATCAGGTCGGCGCAACGCGGCGCACGTTGTCGCGGCTGTTCCGGCAGGACACGGGGCTGTCGTTTACCGAGTGGCGGCAGGCCGTGCGGCTGCTCGCGTCGCTGCCGCTGCTCGATGCCGGCGAGCCGATCGGCGCGGTGGCCGCACAACTGGGCTACGACTCGACATCGTCGTTCATCGCGCTGTTCCAGGCGAAGTTCCGCGTGACGCCCGGTGCGTATGCGAAGCGTGAAGCGCGCCGGCCTGTATTGACTGCGTGA
- the panB gene encoding 3-methyl-2-oxobutanoate hydroxymethyltransferase, with translation MSAHTRTTRKTVTAIRSTKGIGSLVSLTAYSAPMAKLVDDVADVIIVGDSVGMVLYGMPDTLRVTLDMMIAHGAAVVRGAAQACVVVDLPFSTYQESPAQAYRSAARLLAETGAQAVKLEGGSEMADTIRFLTERGIPVMAHVGLMPQQANATGGFRAQGMDPRSAAQVFDAACAAERAGAFGVVIEGTAEALSRHLTETLTIPTIGIGASPACDGQVLVTEDMIGAFDAYTPRFVKRYADANAVMRDAIRQYAHDVRQRVFPEPAHCFGYGKPLQLADAAAA, from the coding sequence ATGAGCGCTCATACCCGCACCACCCGCAAGACCGTCACCGCGATCCGTTCGACCAAAGGCATCGGCAGCCTCGTGTCGCTGACCGCGTATTCCGCGCCGATGGCGAAGCTCGTCGACGACGTGGCCGACGTGATCATCGTCGGCGACTCCGTCGGCATGGTGTTGTACGGGATGCCCGATACGCTGCGCGTCACGCTCGACATGATGATTGCACACGGCGCGGCCGTCGTACGCGGCGCCGCGCAGGCGTGCGTCGTCGTCGACCTGCCGTTCTCGACGTACCAGGAATCGCCCGCGCAGGCCTATCGCTCCGCCGCGCGGCTGCTCGCCGAAACCGGCGCGCAGGCCGTGAAGCTCGAAGGCGGCAGCGAGATGGCCGACACGATCCGCTTCCTGACCGAGCGCGGCATTCCGGTGATGGCGCACGTCGGCCTCATGCCGCAGCAGGCCAACGCGACCGGCGGCTTCCGCGCGCAGGGGATGGACCCGCGTTCGGCCGCGCAGGTGTTCGACGCCGCGTGCGCGGCCGAGCGGGCCGGTGCGTTCGGCGTCGTCATCGAAGGCACCGCCGAAGCGCTCTCGCGCCATCTGACCGAAACGCTGACGATCCCGACGATCGGCATCGGCGCATCGCCCGCGTGCGACGGACAAGTGCTCGTGACCGAGGACATGATCGGCGCATTCGATGCATACACGCCGCGCTTCGTGAAGCGTTACGCCGATGCGAATGCGGTGATGCGCGACGCGATCCGTCAGTACGCGCACGACGTGCGGCAACGCGTGTTTCCCGAGCCGGCCCATTGCTTCGGGTACGGCAAGCCGCTGCAACTGGCGGACGCGGCCGCCGCCTGA
- a CDS encoding Lrp/AsnC family transcriptional regulator, with protein MAGITLDDLDLRILAILQDDASVSNLQLAERALSSPPTCMRRVRRLTEAGVIRRQVAVLDPVAIGTAVTALIEISLDRQTAEDYDAFEAYVCAEPAVTQCYRVSPGPDFVVVADLADVAEYDEFARRLFTGASNVRNVRTFFSTHRAKFEANARVAHAMRKRA; from the coding sequence ATGGCCGGCATCACTCTCGACGATCTCGACCTGCGCATCCTCGCGATCCTGCAGGACGACGCGTCGGTGTCGAACCTGCAACTGGCCGAGCGCGCGCTGTCGTCGCCGCCGACCTGCATGCGCCGCGTGCGCCGGCTGACGGAAGCGGGCGTGATCCGCCGGCAGGTCGCGGTGCTCGATCCGGTCGCGATCGGCACGGCCGTCACGGCGCTGATCGAGATCAGTCTCGACCGGCAGACGGCCGAAGACTACGACGCGTTCGAAGCGTACGTCTGCGCGGAGCCGGCCGTCACGCAGTGCTACCGCGTGTCGCCGGGGCCCGATTTCGTCGTGGTGGCCGATCTGGCCGACGTCGCCGAATACGACGAATTCGCACGGCGGCTGTTCACCGGCGCATCGAACGTCCGCAACGTGCGGACGTTCTTCTCGACGCATCGCGCGAAATTCGAGGCGAACGCGCGGGTCGCGCATGCGATGCGCAAGCGCGCGTGA